Genomic segment of Vibrio natriegens NBRC 15636 = ATCC 14048 = DSM 759:
CGCGTTTTACCTGAGCTTTTTTGCTCTATTGAAAATTGGTGTTCAGCCTGTATTAGCTTTACCGGCCCACCGATATTATGAGATTCGATACTTTTGTCATTTTACTGAGGCAAAAGCGTTAATTACTGCGCCACAAATAGGTGTTGATACCGCCGATATTGCGCAAAAAGTCGCGAATGAATTACCAACGTTGGAGACCATTGTCTGGGCCGGTGATAACAGTCTAAAACCAACGGGTAGTGTCGACCTAGACTCACTTTTCTTATCGAACGCGGCAACCGAGCCGATGCAGGAACAAGACTTTGCTTTCTTCCAGTTATCTGGTGGCACAACCGGCACGCCAAAGTTGATTCCGCGTACCCATACGGATTACCTCTACAGTGTTCGCGCCAGCAATGATGTTTGCAAGTTTTCACATCAAACTCGCTATTTGTGTGTCCTACCCGCTGCGCACAACTTTCCGTTGAGCTCGCCTGGTGCTCTAGGATGTTTTATGGCTGGTGGAACGGTGGTGCTTTCGCCTGATCCGAGTCCACAGACCGCATTTCAATTGATTGAAAACCATCAGATTACCGTAGCAGCACTGGTGCCACCTTTGGCGTTGTTGTGGCTAGATGAAGCGCCTCGGACCAAATATGACATCAGCTCGTTACAAGTGCTTCAGGTCGGTGGTGCGCGCTTTAGTGAAGCGGCTGCGAGACGTGTCAAACCGACATTAAACTGCACGTTGCAACAGGTGTTCGGTATGGCTGAAGGGCTGGTGAACTACACAAGGTTGGACGATCCAGACTCCGTCATTGTGTCCACGCAAGGCCGGCCGATGTCACCCGCTGATGAGATACTCGTTGTTAACGAAATGGGCGAACCTGTGCCTCAGGGTACGGCTGGCATGTTATGCGCACGAGGCCCGTACACGATTCGCGGCTACTACAACGCACCGGAGCACAATCAACGTTCCTTTATTGCGGGGGGCTATTACCGAACAGGCGATGTGGTGGTGTTAAGCAAAGAAGGGAACTTACAAGTCGTCGGGCGCGATAAAGAACAGATCAACCGCGGCGGAGAGAAAATCGCAGCACAAGAGATCGAAAATCATTTGATGGTGCATGACGCCGTCCATGATGCGGCTGTTATCGCGATACCAGATGATTATCTGGGTGAGCGCAGTTGTGCCGCATTAGTTTGTCTTGAAGATAAACCAAAACCGATCGAAATAAAGCGCTTCCTGAGAAATCGAGGGTTGGCCGAATTTAAGATCCCAGATCGCGTCATTTTCGTCGATGTATTGCCGAAAACCCCTGTCGGAAAGATCAACAAGAACAAACTCCTTGAGTTGGTTTAACCCACTCAACCAAACCTGACTTTTATCTACGAATTTTAGGAGAAATGCCTCATGGCAATTCCAGCTATTGCGGGTTATCCGTTATCTAAAGCGATCCCCCAAAATCGCGTATCTTGGTCGGTAGATCCAGAGCGTGCCGTATTACTGATCCACGATATGCAGCAGTATTTTCTGAACTTTTACGATTTGGACAGCGAACTGATTCAAACCTTGACGCAGAACATCCAACAGATCAAACAAGCCTGTATTGAAGTGGGCATTCCAGTGGTATATACCGCGCAACCTGGCGATCAGTGTCAGGACGATAGAGCATTATTGACGGACTTCTGGGGCCCGGGCCTAAAAGCTGATGACACGATTACGAGAATCATGCCTGCACTTGCGCCTACAGAGCAAGATATCGTTTATACCAAATGGCGCTACAGTGCATTCCAGCGCACGCCGCTTAAATCCATGATGGATGAAACCGGGCGAGACCAGCTGATCATCGTTGGTGTATACGCGCATATTGGTTGTTTACAGACCGCTTCTGAAGCGTTCATGACCGACATTCAAGCCTTTATGGTTTCTGATGCGGTGGCGGACTTTTCAGAGAGCGAGCATGAAATGGCACTGAATTATGTCGCGGGCCGATGTGGCTATGTCTTGGATAAACAACAGCTACTGAGCCAGGTCAGCGATATGCCAATTACTCACGAGATTCCTCAATCTGAGCAAGAGTTAGCTCTGCAACTGGCGACTTTGCTTGACGTTCCTGCTGAAGAAATCGAACCGAAGGATAGCTTGCTCGATTTCGGTCTGGATTCGGTTCGAATTATGTCTCTGGTCGGTGACTGGCAACAGGCGGGGCTGGATTTAAGTTTTATGGAGCTTGCTGCTCAGCCTTGTTTGGCTCACTGGTGGCAATTGATTGAGAAGAAGCGCACCTAGTGCCTGGCAAGGACAAGTAGTAAAGGAACGGAAATGTACGATTTACCTTATACGGCGGAGCAGTTGCTACCGCTAACGGATGCGCAAGCAGGGATTTGGTTTGCGCAGCTTCGAGATCCAGAAAACCCAATTTATAAAACTGGCGAATATCTACTGATTGACGGTGCGGTAGATGAGCCGTGTTTCGTCGAGGCAGTCAAAGCCGCTATTGAAGAAGTTGACTCATTGCATGCTAAATTTGTCACGACGACCGAAGGGCCTCGCATGGTGATAGAGCGACAGCCTTGGCAAGTGGACCGATTTGATTTTTCTTCTGAATCAGAGCCTTTGAATGCCGCGATTGACTGGATGAAAGTGCAATTGAAACAACCCGTCAACCTAGAGCAGGGGCCACTTTTTTCTATGGCGCTGCTTAAGCTGGCGGAAGACAAATTCGTTTGGTTTTTATCACTGCACCATATCGCAATTGATGGTTACAGCATGTCATTAATTGTGTCCCGAGTCGCGCATATTTACAGCCAGCTTATCAAAGGCAAACCATTTGATAAGGTTGAGTTTGTTGACCAGCAAGCGATGCTAACAGAAGACGACAACTACAAAGCCTCAGAGAAATATCAAAACGATCGCGCTTTTTACTTACAACGCTATGCAGACCACTCAGACACGGTCAACTTAGCAGGTCAGCCAACGGTCACTTCCGATCACTTTCTGCGCCTCAAGGGTGTGATGCCAGTCAGCGATTTTCAGCAGATGGAATTATTGGCGAAGCAGTGCCGTACACACTGGTACAGTGTTCTTATCGCCTCTATTGCGGCGTATGTTCATCGTATGACTCGCTCGAAGGAAGTGGTGCTTGGTGTGCCACTCATGGGGCGGTTAGGCTCCGTGGCAATTCAAACGCCTGCAATGCGAGTGAATATTCTGCCAGTACGAGTCAGCTTTGATGAGGGGCTGGATATCAAAACCTTGGTCAAGCAGGTCAACCAAGAGTTCTCTTCTGTACGTCGTCATCAAGGCTACCGTTATGAAGAGTTACACCGAGAACTTAATCTGGTCAAAGACAACCGTAACCTGTTTGGTCCGCTGGTGAACATTATGCCGTTTGAGTATGAGCATAAGTTTGGAGAGCTAAATTCTAAGGCACATAACCTTTCAGCGGGGCCCGTGGATGACATTTCTCTGTACTGTTATGATCTTGGCGGCGAGTTGCATGTGGATATGGATGCCAACCCCGAGCTTTATTCAGAGCGTGAAATTCAAGAACACCAGCAGCGTCTGTTCCATTTTATGAGTGACTTTTTTGCGGCTGCTCGTGAGCAGGGTGCGAGTCAGTGTAAGATCAGTGATGTCAGCATTTTGCTTGCTGGTGAACGAGAAAAAGTGATCAATACCTGGAACGATACCGCTCATTCTGTTCCAGAAACTTCCTTATCAGCCTTGATGGCAAGACAACGAATCTTGACGCCTCATGCTCCTG
This window contains:
- a CDS encoding (2,3-dihydroxybenzoyl)adenylate synthase encodes the protein MKAAGFTPWPEETVRQYQEAGYWTAQTIPEMLEVSARTYPEQIALVSGDQQWTYQALAVQVDELAAGFQQMLKLKAGDKAVLHLPNIGAFYLSFFALLKIGVQPVLALPAHRYYEIRYFCHFTEAKALITAPQIGVDTADIAQKVANELPTLETIVWAGDNSLKPTGSVDLDSLFLSNAATEPMQEQDFAFFQLSGGTTGTPKLIPRTHTDYLYSVRASNDVCKFSHQTRYLCVLPAAHNFPLSSPGALGCFMAGGTVVLSPDPSPQTAFQLIENHQITVAALVPPLALLWLDEAPRTKYDISSLQVLQVGGARFSEAAARRVKPTLNCTLQQVFGMAEGLVNYTRLDDPDSVIVSTQGRPMSPADEILVVNEMGEPVPQGTAGMLCARGPYTIRGYYNAPEHNQRSFIAGGYYRTGDVVVLSKEGNLQVVGRDKEQINRGGEKIAAQEIENHLMVHDAVHDAAVIAIPDDYLGERSCAALVCLEDKPKPIEIKRFLRNRGLAEFKIPDRVIFVDVLPKTPVGKINKNKLLELV
- a CDS encoding isochorismatase family protein, which gives rise to MAIPAIAGYPLSKAIPQNRVSWSVDPERAVLLIHDMQQYFLNFYDLDSELIQTLTQNIQQIKQACIEVGIPVVYTAQPGDQCQDDRALLTDFWGPGLKADDTITRIMPALAPTEQDIVYTKWRYSAFQRTPLKSMMDETGRDQLIIVGVYAHIGCLQTASEAFMTDIQAFMVSDAVADFSESEHEMALNYVAGRCGYVLDKQQLLSQVSDMPITHEIPQSEQELALQLATLLDVPAEEIEPKDSLLDFGLDSVRIMSLVGDWQQAGLDLSFMELAAQPCLAHWWQLIEKKRT